One region of Wyeomyia smithii strain HCP4-BCI-WySm-NY-G18 chromosome 3, ASM2978416v1, whole genome shotgun sequence genomic DNA includes:
- the LOC129726694 gene encoding uncharacterized protein LOC129726694: MNQVILHRFALLFASGILLTTQRQLSLVSGQQISSEFVWGQRANQDVLCFMDSVNTAPLPPVRFWIPVTRLFWFMPNNAQTKVSYIRVWADAPHQSFKAQLLIGGAGTGAPTPTVLLLSRPWKLYANVVIYCE, from the exons ATGAACCAAGTCATTCTGCATCGTTTTGCTCTACTTTTCGCAAGCGGCATCCTCCTGACGACACAGCGGCAACTGTCGCTCGTTAGCGGTCAGCAGATTTCGAGCGAATTTGTTTGGGGTCAACGAGCCAACCAGGACGTTCTCTGCTTTATGGACTCCGTCAATACAGCGCCACTGCCGCCGGTTCGGTTTTGGATCCCGGTAACGAGACTGTTCTGGTTCATGCCGAATAAT GCGCAAACCAAGGTAAGCTACATTCGAGTGTGGGCCGATGCACCGCACCAGAGCTTCAAAGCTCAATTACTAATTGGTGGCGCTGGCACTGGGGCTCCGACCCCGACCGTTCTGCTTCTCAGCCGTCCGTGGAAGCTTTATGCGAACGTGGTCATCTATTGTGAATAA